Below is a window of Brachyspira hampsonii DNA.
TTCTTTATTGTTTTTTAATATTTCAAATTCTTTTGAAAGCTTATTATATAAATCATTCATTTAGTGAAACCTTAAAATTACTTATCAAAAATATATTTATAAACATGCTCTGATAAAGGTATTCCATTTTTTAAGTAATCAGCAGAACAGGACTCTTTTCTCTCACCGGGTATTGATATAGTTTCACCTTCTTTTAGAGCAGGTTCTTTTCTTATATCATCAATGAATGACTGCACAGTATTTAAATAAGTGTCTAAATCATTATAAACAGCAGGATCAATAACAAGCATAAATGTGGATAGATTTCTTTTTTTATCCATATCGCCGTACATCTTTACTAAATTATTGCAGTATGCCTGCCCTATTAAAAGCCCTGTAAAAGCTTCTACCATAGTCATTATCAAATATCCCTTAACTCCTCCGAAAGGTACAACATATTTTATTTCATGCGGATTAGAACTAGGATTACCATTTTCATCAACACCCCAATTCATAGGTACTGTTTCATTGTTTTCACGGGCGGTAAATATGCGGCCTAGCGATACCTCACTTGTAGCCATATCACCAAGTATAAAATCTTTTTTGGCAGGAAATCCATAGCTTATAGGATTGGTACCAAAAAAAGATCTCTTTCCTCCAAAAGGTATAACGCAAGGATCCGTATTAACCATTATAAGAGAAACTTTATTTCTATCTATAGCCATTTTATTATAATACCCTAATGCCCCAGCATGACTATTGTTTTTTATTCCTATTAAAGCAATTCCTTGTTTTTCAACAGTTTCCAAAGCCCATTCCATAGCATACTGTGTTGCAACATGTCCGAATCCTCCGTCAGCATCCATTAATGCAAAAGACGGTTTTTTCTCTTCTATATTGAACTCTGAATTTAAATTTATTCCGCCTGCTTTTATTCTTTCTATATAATGCTCTACCCTTAATACTCCATGTGAATGTATTCCTCTTATATCCGCGTAAATTAATAAATCCGTAACAATTCCAGCCTGTTCATTAGGCACTCCGGCCATTTTAAATTTATTGTATACAGCTTCCATTAATTCTTTTGTATTAACTTTTATCATGTAAAAAAACCTTTTTATTATTCGATAAACATAATAAAGTTTACATAATTATAGATATAATGTCAATAATTTTATTTAAATATTAAATTAAAAAAAAGAACAAGAGATACTTTATATCCCTTGTTCTAATATAGTTTTATATTCAAGTATATTTATATATTAATCGTCCCATTCCTGACCTAATAAATTACCTGCTTTATCAATGTATAATTCCATCATATTATTCATTTTAACTTTATATACATTGTAATGCTCCATCTCTACTGCCCAAATCTGAGCCTGAGGATAAGTTCTCTTAGCAGTTGCTATTACAGCTTGAGGAACTTGATTAAGAGGCACATACCAATCAGCAAATAAAGCTGAAGTGCTTAAAACTGTTAAAGCTACTAATAAACAAAGTATTTTTTTCATAATATTACTCCTTTTTTATATATATTAAATTAATCGTCCCATTCCTGACCTAATAGATTGCCTGCTTTATCAATGTATAATTCCATCATATTATTCATTTTAACTTTATATACATTGTAATGCTCCATCTCTACTGCCCAAATCTGAGCCTGAGGATAAGTTCTCTTAGCAGTTGCTATTACAGCTTGAGGAACTTGATTAAGAGGCACATACCAATCAGCAAATAAAGCTGAAGTACTTAAAACTGTTAAAGCTACTAATAAACAAAGTATTTTTTTCATAATATTACTCCTTTTTTATATATATTAAATTAATCGTCCCATTTTTGACCTAATAACTGACCATTATTATCAACATATAATTCCATCATATTATTTAATTTGATTTCAAATATAGTGAACTGTTTTTCTATTTTGATAATTTGAGCATTAGGATAAGTTCTTTTTACTGTATTCATAACATTAGCAGGAAGTATAGTAGAAGGCATATTACCATAACATTTTACTTCTTTCCAATCGCCATTAGGGAAGAAATCGATTTGAGTACCATTTTCTAAATATACTTCAATATCGTCCCAATCTCTTTCTATAAAAGTTACTTTCACATTAGCAAAATGCTGTTTTATAAAATTCTGAGCATTTTGAGGTATAGAAGACAATTGCACTCCGTATCCATATTGTGCACCTTGACCTCCTTGTTGAGCATAAGGATCTTGATAATTTTGCTGTCCTTGAGCTGGAGGCTGAGCATAAGGATCTTGATAGCCTCCTTGTCCTCCTTGCTGTCCATAAGGATCTTGATAGCCTCCTTGTCCGCCGCCTTGACCTTGATTATTGTCATAATATCCATTATATTGAGCAAACAATGATCCTGTAAGCATTGCTGAAACAAAAATTATAGATAAAGCTTTTTTTATAGTAGTCATAAAAATTCTCCTGTTTTTTATTATGTAAAAACAATTTTGTATCAAGTAAATTATCTTTACATTAATTATTATAGTATAATTTTAAGATTATGTCAATTAATTTTACTAGTTTTTTACTAAAAATTTACATTTTTTTTGAAAAAATTATAATAAATCTATTAGA
It encodes the following:
- a CDS encoding Ldh family oxidoreductase, producing MIKVNTKELMEAVYNKFKMAGVPNEQAGIVTDLLIYADIRGIHSHGVLRVEHYIERIKAGGINLNSEFNIEEKKPSFALMDADGGFGHVATQYAMEWALETVEKQGIALIGIKNNSHAGALGYYNKMAIDRNKVSLIMVNTDPCVIPFGGKRSFFGTNPISYGFPAKKDFILGDMATSEVSLGRIFTARENNETVPMNWGVDENGNPSSNPHEIKYVVPFGGVKGYLIMTMVEAFTGLLIGQAYCNNLVKMYGDMDKKRNLSTFMLVIDPAVYNDLDTYLNTVQSFIDDIRKEPALKEGETISIPGERKESCSADYLKNGIPLSEHVYKYIFDK
- a CDS encoding PepSY-like domain-containing protein; the protein is MKKILCLLVALTVLSTSALFADWYVPLNQVPQAVIATAKRTYPQAQIWAVEMEHYNVYKVKMNNMMELYIDKAGNLLGQEWDD
- a CDS encoding PepSY-like domain-containing protein; the protein is MKKILCLLVALTVLSTSALFADWYVPLNQVPQAVIATAKRTYPQAQIWAVEMEHYNVYKVKMNNMMELYIDKAGNLLGQEWDD
- a CDS encoding PepSY-like domain-containing protein, coding for MTTIKKALSIIFVSAMLTGSLFAQYNGYYDNNQGQGGGQGGYQDPYGQQGGQGGYQDPYAQPPAQGQQNYQDPYAQQGGQGAQYGYGVQLSSIPQNAQNFIKQHFANVKVTFIERDWDDIEVYLENGTQIDFFPNGDWKEVKCYGNMPSTILPANVMNTVKRTYPNAQIIKIEKQFTIFEIKLNNMMELYVDNNGQLLGQKWDD